One window from the genome of Montipora foliosa isolate CH-2021 chromosome 5, ASM3666993v2, whole genome shotgun sequence encodes:
- the LOC138003415 gene encoding uncharacterized protein gives MEPASAVEMFNNAPKQKVKYAFYTGDDDSTTEAHIRQKVSYGVEKFSDIIHMKRSLTTRLYNLSHNTKFANSSILSQKVINYLVKCFSYGVAQNKGNAKAIQKAINCIVPHAFGDHKNCDNKWCRFMQDPASYKHHDLPYGKDLFGDKLRSALENIFSDYCTDAVADKLAPMTNSQRNEALNSVVGSKNPKIRFYGGSESNDFRVACGVAQTNLRCGYVSQTLEALNIEQGKYCTEYNDRMTTKVLQDKIRKSTVNFKRRRSQLNSQKCSQTARKEAREGKTYETGIGLNLELTSILSSPTTDCQARVMAMPHNQFKEIEDFAPKITLRPVAKEVKYENSIFYNFLIFDTETNATGKSAEICQLSVTDKSASHKFSAYIMPTQDIDLHASKVNKLKIVTINGERKMYKDDKVVRAIPFDSAIAQFKSYLSQSISIAKNSTNKQVRTVLIGHNAFTFDTPILLRNAGNEFSSELQSMDVWFADSLSLFKKLITGSPTQSESVFNFVVFYWVANPVGICL, from the coding sequence ATGGAGCCTGCCTCAGCTGTGGAGATGTTTAACAATGCCCCAAAACAAAAAGTGAAGTATGCATTTTATACTGGAGATGATGACTCCACAACTGAAGCTCACATTCGACAGAAAGTCTCCTATGGAGTTGAAAAGTTTAGTGACATAATACATATGAAGAGATCCTTAACAACACGTTTATATAATTTAAGCCATAACACCAAATTTGCCAACAGCTCCATCTTGTCGCAAAAGGTAATAAATTACCTGGTAAAGTGTTTTTCATATGGTGTTGCACAGAACAAAGGAAATGCTAAAGCAATCCAGAAAGccattaattgcattgttccCCATGCATTTGGCGACCATAAGAACTGTGACAATAAGTGGTGTAGATTCATGCAAGATCCAGCTTCGTAtaaacatcatgaccttccaTATGGGAAAGACTTGTTTGGAGACAAATTGAGATCTGCCCTTGAAAACATATTCAGTGATTACTGTACTGATGCAGTGGCTGACAAATTAGCCCCCATGACAAATTCACAAAGGAATGAAGCTCTAAACAGTGTGGTTGGTTcgaaaaatccaaaaatcaGGTTCTATGGGGGAAGTGAAAGCAATGACTTTCGTGTCGCGTGTGGCGTTGCACAAACTAACCTAAGATGTGGATATGTTAGCCAAACCCTTGAAGCACTCAATATCGAGCAAGGAAAATACTGTACAGAATATAACGACAGAATGACAACTAAAGTTCTTCAAGATAAAATCAGAAAATCAACCGTGAATTTTAAACGCAGAAGATCTCAACTTAACTCTCAAAAGTGTTCACAGACAGCCAGGAAAGAAGCCCGAGAGGGCAAAACTTATGAAACAGGTATTGGCCTAAATCTTGAGTTGACATCTATCCTGTCCTCTCCTACTACCGATTGTCAAGCACGTGTAATGGCAATGCCACATAACCAGTTTAAAGAAATTGAGGACTTTGCCCCAAAGATTACCCTTAGGCCTGTTGCAAAAGAagtgaaatacgaaaatagCATTTTCTATAACTTCTTAATTTTTGACACCGAAACAAATGCAACAGGTAAATCTGCGGAAATCTGCCAATTATCAGTAACTGACAAATCTGCTTCACACAAGTTCTCAGCCTACATCATGCCCACACAGGACATCGATTTGCATGCCTCAAAAGttaataaactaaaaatagtTACGATCAACGGAGAGCGTAAAATGTACAAGGATGACAAAGTTGTAAGAGCTATACCATTTGATAGTGCGATTGCTCAATTTAAGAGCTATCTCTCACAGTCCATAAGCATAGCCAAGAACAGCACAAACAAACAAGTACGCACGGTTCTCATTGGACACAATGCCTTCACGTTCGACACTCCAATTCTTTTAAGAAATGCTGGAAATGAATTCTCTTCTGAGCTGCAATCTATGGATGTCTGGTTTGCTGATTCTCTCTCTCTGTTCAAAAAACTCATTACTGGGTCgccaacccagtcggaatctgtctttaatttcgtcgttttttactgggttgccaacccagtcggaatctgtctttaa